From the Athene noctua chromosome 22, bAthNoc1.hap1.1, whole genome shotgun sequence genome, one window contains:
- the LOC141969100 gene encoding peptidyl-prolyl cis-trans isomerase H-like, whose product MPAPALRPAARPPAAAPGPALRGGLSPARAPRTLPGPAPLPPPVPGEAAGMAVLASNPSNPVVFFDVTIGGQEVGRMKIELFADVVPKTAANFRQFCTGEFRKDGVPVGDKGSTFHRVIKDFMIQGGDFVNGDGTGVASIYRGPFADENFKLKHSAPGLLSMARRAARGRPRAGKEGRSCSRPSQRGVRTQHSPWGSSEAVCTRPAESR is encoded by the exons ATGCCGGCGCCCGCCctccgtcccgccgcccgcccgcccgcggcagcgccgggccccgcgctgaggggaggcctcagccccgcccgcgccccgcggacACTTCCGGGGCCGGCGCCGCTTCCGCCTCCGGTTCCGGGCGAGGCGGCTGGCATGGCGGTGCTGGCGTCCAACCCCAGCAACCCCGTGGTCTTCTTCGATGTCACCATCGGCGGGCAG GAGGTCGGCCGCATGAAGATCGAGCTGTTCGCCGACGTTGTACCCAAAACAGCAGCGAACTTCAG GCAGTTTTGTACGGGCGAATTCAG GAAGGATGGTGTCCCTGTAGGTGATAAAGGAAGCACTTTCCACAG GGTAATCAAGGATTTCATGATCCAAGGAGGTGACTTTGTAAAC GGCGACGGCACTGGAGTAGCCAGTATATACAGGGGTCCTTTTGCGGATGAAAACTTCAAACTGAAACACTCTGCTCCTGGGCTGCTCTCTATG gcGCGGCGCGCGGCCCGTGGACGCCCGAGGGcgggaaaagaagggagaagctGCTCCAGGCCAAGCCAAAGGGGTGTCAGAACCCAGCACTCCCCGTGGGGCAGCAGCGAGGCGGTGTGCACCCGCCCTGCCGAGAGCAG ATGA
- the LOC141969088 gene encoding uncharacterized protein LOC141969088 — protein sequence MREENKSLSRQLSKAERKADGLEKEVDQLKKALLEKTSALEQAERELQRSKRQTEDWHDLCLMKDQKREDVTKKAEELLQQLAELQSENFLLRQQLGDAQNKAAQERMRTEAQLQGELADAVRKQHTAETALQDSTHQCSRLKEENSRLQEDLDKAKAKVRELSADLELLSQKFLRLEALNKEMGQMVTTLSDRLATPGPAHTTAEQEEKRYQSQLLQVQAAAEARIEEMNTAVASWRNELEQIIRAQALELERAQEKQESTALLLAYAQAELKSSHKRFCVMEDVARVLRNKLNKANERLAEASRNSGETLQPESGGASKARAPSVNPSGSATGKRKTRSGEDCRRTSALLPKVTKAWDIPAGATLSDSDSFEGELLK from the exons ATGCgagaagaaaacaagagcttGTCTCGTCAGCTGAGCAAAGCCGAAAGAAAAGCTGATGGGCTGGAAAAGGAAGTGGACCAACTGAAAAAAGCCCTCTTGGAAAAGACATCGGCTTTAGAGCAGGCAGAAAGAGAATTACAAAGGTCCAAAAGGCAGACAGAGGACTGGCATGATCTCTGCCTTATGAAAGATCAGAAGAGAGAAGATGTCAccaagaaggcagaagagctgctgcAACAACTGGCCGAGCTCCAAAGTGAAAACTTTTTGCTGCGTCAGCAGCTGGGAGACGCGCAGAACAAGGCCGCCCAGGAACGAATG AGAACAGAGGCACAGCTGCAAGGAGAGCTCGCTGatgctgtcagaaagcagcacacagcagaaacTGCACTGCAAGACTCGACGCACCAGTGCAGtcgcctgaaggaagaaaactcccgCTTGCAGGAGGACCTGGACAAGGCGAAGGCCAAG GTGCGCGAACTCTCCGCAGACTTGGAGCTGCTGTCCCAAAAATTTCTGCGGCTGGAAGCTCTAAATAAGGAGATGGGACAGATGGTGACAACTCTGTCAGATCGCTTGGCGACTCCTGGCCCAGCtcacaccacagcagagcaggaagagaagcgATATCAGAGTCAGCTTTTGCAG GTACAGGCAGCCGCTGAAGCCAGAATAGAAGAGATGAACACCGCTGTCGCCTCTTGGAGAAACGAGCTGGAGCAGATCATTAGAGCTCAGGCACTCGAGCTGGAGAGAGCACAGGAGAAGCAGGAGTCGACCGCCCTGCTCCTGGCTTATGCTCAGGCAGAACTGAAGAGCTCTCACAAGCGTTTCTGTGTGATGGAGGACGTTGCAAGAGTTCTCAGAAACAAACTGAATAA GGCTAATGAGAGGCTGGCAGAAGCCAGCAGGAACAGCGGCGAGACTCTGCAGCCAGAAAGCGGAGGTGCGAGCAAGGCCAGGGCACCGAGCGTCAACCCATCGGGCTCAG ccACCGGTAAACGTAAAACCAGATCTGGTGAGGATTGTCGCCGGACATCTGCTCTTCTGCCAAAGGTCACCAAAGCCTGGGATATCCCTGCTGGGGCAACACTGTCCgacagtgacagttttgaggGAGAGTTATTAAAGTGA